The sequence below is a genomic window from Deltaproteobacteria bacterium.
ATTTTTTTATTTCTAACAATTTTCCCGTTAATGAAGGGAAGGAACAGGAAGGTGAATTTAAGGGGCTCCTCGCTCTCCAGCACGCAGTTCACCGCCTTCGGCGGGGAATGCTCCTGCAGGAACTTCCACCCCTGCTCGCGCAGCAGCTTCAGATCGTCGGAAAAATCGAATTTCATCGTATCTTGGGTGCAGGTCAGAACTGCACGCGTTGGGTCATGCCGCCGTCGCAAATCAGGTTGGTGCCGGAGATGAAGCTGGCCCGGGGGCTGGCCAGGAACACCACCGCGCTGGCCACCTCTTCCGGTGTGGCCATGCGGCCCGTGGGATTGCGATCCAGCGCTTGGCGGTAGCGGTCGGAATTTTTCCGCTCCATCACGTCCCACACCCCACCCTTGAAGTAGACGCTACCGGGCGAGACCACATTAGCGCGCACGTTCTTGGGCGCGAGGTTCCGCGCCAGCGACTTGATGTAGGGCAGGATTGCCGCCTTCACGCCGCTGTAGGCGCGCCGCGGACCCACCACCTCGACCGCGGCCGTTGATCCAACCACGACGATGGCGCCGGCCCCCGACTTCTCAAGAAACGGCACCGCCGCCTCGCAGCCGCGCAAGGTGCCGAGCACGTCGATCTCGAAGCCCTTCTTCCACGAGGCCTCGTCGTTGCCGGCGCCCATCGCGCTCACGTTGGAGATGAAGATGTTGAGACCGCCGAGCGCCTCGGCAGTCGAATTGACGAAACTGGTGAGCTGGGCGCCCTCGGCCACATCCACCGCTGACCCGAAGGCCTTAACGCCCTTCGCCTTGAAGGCGGCGACCACCTCCTCGATTTGGCCGGCGGTGCGCGCGCAGATGCCGATGTCGCAGCCTTCCTCGACCAGGAGGTTGGCGATTGCGCGTCCGATGCCGCGTGTGCCGCCGGTGACGATGGCCTTCTTACCCTTCAGTCCGAGATCCATGGTGTCTTCCCCCGATACGTGATTGCGGATGCGTAATATGCTTCAGGGGCCCTCCCAATTGGAAGGGCCCCTCTTTGTATTTGCTTTGATAAGAACTCGCTTTTGGGTGAAATGAGTATATGAAAATGCTGTTAGTGTGTCAAGAAAATGGTGCTGTTGAAATTATGAGGCAGGCGAATTATATCCGGTCAGCGGGGCAGGGATTTCCGCTGCCACGCCAAACGATCTTATCCTGGCGGTCAAGGCGGAAAGCGAACAATCCCTCACCACCGTGCTTGGGAAAATTGATCAATGGCTAAGCCCGGACGCCGACCGTGCGGGGAAATCTACCATCCGCACACTTGATGAGGCCATGGCTCGCCAACCTCATTCCAACCTCGCGGTTATTTCCGTTCCGGGTGCGTATGCCGCCCGAGAAGCTCAGAAAGCCTTGGAATGCGGCTTGAATGTATTCCTGTTCAGCGACAACTCCCAGTTCCAAGCGCTCCTCTCCAAAGAACGAGCCCCAATGAAACCCGAACAAAAGTACCTTCGCGGAATTTTTGCCGGCGGCACTTTTTGCTATCAGGCCCAGCAAGTCCTGCAAGAAGCAGGCTTGGTCGTATACTCCAATGCCCCTTTAGAAGGAAACCCCAAGTTGCCTAATCCCCTACGGAGTCAGGAACACACCTTGGTGGACATGGGGGCAGATGGGGTACATTCTCCAACAAACTCTCATGAACGAGCTCAAATCTTACAACCTGAACTTCAACGTGGTAACCATGATCACCCAGGTCCTGGTGGACCGGCATGATCCGGATTTTCAGCATCCGAGCAAGCCCGTGGGCCCTTTCTACGACCCGGCCACCAAAGAAAAGCTTGAGTCGGAAAAAGGCTGGCGGATGAAGAAGGTTCTACCCGGAGGAGATACCCCTTTCCGCCGGGTCGTTCCCTCTCCTGATCCCATCCGGATCCTGGAAGTTCATGCCCTGAAAAAGGTGGTTGAAGCAGGAATGATCGTCATCGCCTCGGGTGGGGGAGGGGTTCCAGTCATTCTGAACGAAAAGGGAGAATTCGAGGGGTTCGAAGGGGCCGTGGACAAGGACCTGGCTGGCGAAAAGCTCGCCGAAGCTGTGGCCGCAGACTACTTCATGGTCCTTACCGACGTTCCCAAAGTGAAACTCGGATTCGGCACCCCGGAGGAGCGGGAAATAGATCGTTTAAATGTTGAGGAGGCCAGGAAATACCTGAATAGCCGCACCATCCGGTCGCTCACCTATGTCGTGGCCAAATACTCGGGGATCAAAATCTACTTCGTTTCTCCCCGGGTCCTGAAGATGAAAGATGATATGAAGGATTACTTGCGGGAACACCAGGTCCCTTGCAGCGAGACCCTGGACAGCGCGGTAGATTGGAGGGAGATCGCCTCGAAAGCGGATATTCTGTATATCACCCAGATCCCCCGGGAGCAATTCGGCGACCAGGTCGATGACTATGAGCGGTCGAAGGAAATCTTTCGGGTGAACCCGGACATTCTGAAGGCCTTGAGAAAGGATACCTACATCATGCACCCCTTTCCCCGCGACCATGAACTCCCGATGGAAATAGACCAAGATCCCCGGGCTGTATACTTTGACCTGATAAAATACGGACAATTCCTGCGCATGGGGCTGTTATGCCATGTGCTCAGAGTACCTGTCGGTTAATGGAACCATGCCCGGATCCGGTACCCAACCTTTAACGAATTTGGAGAGGATCCAAAAAGGATTTTTTTTAGGCTTGAAAATCAAGGGACGACGATCACCACCTTGGCGTGATCCAAGAAATTGAGATGCTTGGTCAATTCACGAATCTTTCGGGCATCGCCATTGGAGACGATCAAGTCTTTACTGTTGGGCCCGGTGACCTTGATAGCTTTGGCTACATAAGGATTGCCAGCAACCCGGGAATTCGCCTTGCCTTCAGCTAAACTTTTGGCATAACCGACGACACCATGTTTCTCCACCCATTCTTTATCCAGATACGCAGAACCGTATACTTCCCGCCCATCCTCGTCCAGAATTTTCGGCGACGCCGAAGGGGTGAAGGATAAATTCCTGGCATCGACGATCAACCCGGTATAGACCCCCTGCGACAAGGCCAGGCCAATCATTAAAAAGGTCATCCCCATGAAGGATAATGCCCCAATGGCTTTTTTCATTACCTCTTCTCCTTTCTGAATGGAATCGTATACATTAACCACTCCTGAAGGTAGCTAAGCCCAGAAAAAACCCAAGAACGCTCCAGCGGTTCCTTTCACGATCGGATGGGAAGTCCTCTGGCCAGCAAGGCGGCGCCCAGAGCACCGATGATCTGGGGTTCAGGGGGCACGAAAACCTTTACCCCCAGCCTTTCTTCCAAAGCCAGGACCACCCCTTCGTTTTTAGCCACACCACCCGTGAGGGTAACCTTTTCTTCCACTCCGACGCGGCGGACCATTCCCAGAATACGGTCCGCGATGGCATCATGCAGGCCACGGATGATCACTTCTTGGGGTTGATTTTCGGCAATCAAAGAAACAACCTCCGATTCAGCAAAGACGGTGCACATGCTGGAGATCTTGATCGTGCGCTGGGCGCTGCGCGAAAGTCTTCCCAAATCTTCCAGTTTGACCTCCAGGGCACGGGCCATGACTTCTAAAAAACGTCCTGTTCCGGCAGCACACTTGTCGTTCATCTGAAAGTCCACGTTGCGCCCCTGTTTATCCAGGCGAATGACTTTACTGTCCTGGCCCCCGATGTCTATCACCGTGCGCGTCTCCGGGTAAACAAAGAATGCTCCCCGGGCATGGCAAGTGATTTCCGTGATCATCTTCGTCGCCGAAGGGAAAGAGGCTCTTCCGTACCCGGTGGTAACGATTGCCGCGAGGTCTTCTTGCCGGAGGCTTGCCTGCTTTAAAGCCGCAGCCAGTGAACGTTCCGCGGCCGTCCGGCTGTTGGCGCCGGTAGGCACAATGGATGAACTGAGCATTTGGTTGTCTTGTAGAATTACGGTTTCCGCCGTGATCGAACCGATGTCCATCCCCGCAACAATCATAAAAGGTGGCCCTTGAGATAAAATTTTTAATCAAGTATATTACCCCCCAGTAAAAAAGACAAGTGAGGAGTGAGGAGTGAAGAGTAAGAAGTAAGGAGAAAGAAGCCAGAAGTTAGAATTCAGAAGAAAAGGTTAATAGCTGAAAGCTGACAGCTGGATGTTGAAGGCTGATCGCTTTGAAAAGGAGTTGGCCATGGATTTCCGTCTTACCGAAGAACAAAAGATGGTTCAGGAGATGGCCAGGGATTTTGCCGCCAAAGAGCTCAAGCCCCGGGCCCCAGAAATCGACACCACCGGAAAATACCCACTGCCTGTCCTCAAAGCAATGGCGGATTTGGGGTTGATGGGCATGAATATTCCGGTAGAATATGGAGGATCTCAGGCCGGGGTGGTAAGTTACAGCCTGGCTATGACGGAAATAGGAAAAGCCTGTGCCTCCACCGCCGTGACCATGTCTGTGACCAATATGGTGGCGGAAGTACTCCATACCTTCGGGAATGAAGAAATCCGTTCTGTTCATATTCCCAAAATTTGCCGCGGGGAATACTCCTGTGGGGCCTTCGCCCTGACGGAATCCACGGCAGGCTCAGACCCGGCATCCATGAAATCCACCGCCAAGCTGGAGGGAGACCATTATGTTCTGAACGGGTCCAAGACATTCATCACCAGCGCCGAATACGCCGGGGTTTTCGTGGTATGGGCCAAGAAAGATAAGGATGCGGGGGCCAAGGGCATTAGTGCTTTTGTCGTGGGAAAAGGACATCCTGGATTTATCGTCGGCCGCCATGAGGAGAAAATGGGTCAGCGCGGGTCTCCCGTCAATGAGATTTTCATGGAAGACTGTTGCCTGCCCCGGAGCAACCTTTTGAGTCAAGAAGGGGATGGATTCAA
It includes:
- a CDS encoding SDR family oxidoreductase, translated to MDLGLKGKKAIVTGGTRGIGRAIANLLVEEGCDIGICARTAGQIEEVVAAFKAKGVKAFGSAVDVAEGAQLTSFVNSTAEALGGLNIFISNVSAMGAGNDEASWKKGFEIDVLGTLRGCEAAVPFLEKSGAGAIVVVGSTAAVEVVGPRRAYSGVKAAILPYIKSLARNLAPKNVRANVVSPGSVYFKGGVWDVMERKNSDRYRQALDRNPTGRMATPEEVASAVVFLASPRASFISGTNLICDGGMTQRVQF
- a CDS encoding acyl-CoA dehydratase activase encodes the protein MIVAGMDIGSITAETVILQDNQMLSSSIVPTGANSRTAAERSLAAALKQASLRQEDLAAIVTTGYGRASFPSATKMITEITCHARGAFFVYPETRTVIDIGGQDSKVIRLDKQGRNVDFQMNDKCAAGTGRFLEVMARALEVKLEDLGRLSRSAQRTIKISSMCTVFAESEVVSLIAENQPQEVIIRGLHDAIADRILGMVRRVGVEEKVTLTGGVAKNEGVVLALEERLGVKVFVPPEPQIIGALGAALLARGLPIRS
- a CDS encoding acyl-CoA dehydrogenase family protein, translated to MDFRLTEEQKMVQEMARDFAAKELKPRAPEIDTTGKYPLPVLKAMADLGLMGMNIPVEYGGSQAGVVSYSLAMTEIGKACASTAVTMSVTNMVAEVLHTFGNEEIRSVHIPKICRGEYSCGAFALTESTAGSDPASMKSTAKLEGDHYVLNGSKTFITSAEYAGVFVVWAKKDKDAGAKGISAFVVGKGHPGFIVGRHEEKMGQRGSPVNEIFMEDCCLPRSNLLSQEGDGFKISMMALDGGRIGIGSMAVGIGLAAIEYATEYAQNRIQFGQPISSFQAIQWMIADSFTELEAARLLVLRAAFLKEKGKRFTREASMGKLFATETANRVCYKALQMLGGYGYMKEYPLERYSRDCRVTTIYEGTSEIQRLVIAREILGLK